From a single Lactococcus carnosus genomic region:
- the acpP gene encoding acyl carrier protein, with the protein MTISKEALFAKIKESLVKTLDLDAETITLESNVVEDLNADSISLMEFTLALEDEFGIEISDEDAEHILTLGQVVDYISEKIN; encoded by the coding sequence ATGACTATCAGTAAAGAAGCGCTTTTTGCTAAGATTAAAGAGAGTTTAGTTAAGACATTAGATCTTGATGCTGAGACGATAACACTTGAGTCAAATGTGGTTGAAGATTTAAATGCAGATTCAATTAGCTTGATGGAGTTTACACTGGCTTTGGAAGATGAGTTTGGTATAGAAATTTCTGATGAAGATGCTGAACACATCTTAACCTTAGGTCAGGTAGTTGATTATATTTCTGAAAAAATTAACTGA
- a CDS encoding ABC transporter permease, whose amino-acid sequence MASYILKRVLQAIPLLLIISFIVFSLIHLAPYDVIDSITTPNMSNDQVALLREKYGLNDPFIVQYVKWLSQMLHGDFGYSLINQHSITSELAVRLPNTIRLVLPAYITALFLAITFGLTASANKGKFLDRAVDAIASIGIAVPTFWLAMILIYQFGYRLNLFPIIGMHTIGKENELADFLAHFTLPYITLTVAFFPELTRYIRASANEQITEDYVTVQSAFQATRWEIFSRHISRNILIPIVTQIGLALPMLVTGAIITESIFSWPGVGPYLLSATKSLDYPVIMTLLLLSATLVILGNLLSDVLYAIVDPRIRRGGKAS is encoded by the coding sequence GTGGCTAGTTACATATTAAAACGGGTTCTACAAGCAATCCCATTATTACTGATTATATCATTTATCGTATTTTCACTGATACACCTTGCACCATATGATGTCATCGATTCGATTACGACACCAAACATGTCTAATGACCAAGTGGCCTTGCTTCGAGAAAAATACGGATTAAATGATCCCTTTATTGTCCAATATGTCAAATGGTTAAGCCAAATGCTTCATGGTGACTTCGGTTACTCCCTGATCAATCAACATAGTATTACATCGGAGCTAGCGGTTAGGTTACCAAATACAATCCGCTTAGTCTTACCGGCTTATATCACGGCACTCTTTTTGGCAATCACCTTTGGCTTAACTGCATCAGCAAATAAAGGCAAATTTTTGGATCGAGCTGTCGACGCCATTGCCTCTATCGGGATTGCAGTGCCAACATTTTGGCTTGCCATGATTTTAATCTATCAGTTTGGTTACCGGTTAAACCTTTTTCCGATTATTGGGATGCACACAATCGGCAAAGAAAATGAGTTGGCAGATTTTCTAGCCCATTTCACACTACCCTATATCACCTTAACAGTTGCCTTTTTCCCGGAATTAACCAGATATATTCGTGCATCAGCTAATGAACAAATTACTGAGGACTATGTCACTGTCCAATCAGCTTTTCAAGCCACGAGATGGGAAATTTTTAGCCGACATATCAGTCGAAATATCTTAATTCCTATCGTAACCCAAATTGGCTTAGCCCTACCCATGTTAGTAACGGGTGCGATTATCACAGAATCCATTTTCAGCTGGCCGGGTGTCGGCCCCTATCTCTTGTCGGCAACAAAGAGTCTAGATTATCCTGTCATCATGACCTTACTGCTACTGTCAGCAACCTTGGTTATTTTGGGCAATTTATTATCTGATGTCCTCTACGCTATCGTTGATCCAAGAATCAGAAGAGGAGGAAAGGCATCATGA
- a CDS encoding ABC transporter permease, whose amino-acid sequence MTLTYFELKRFIKNPKNKICLAILVLFFLVLFGFNQLSVNQQFKTMTLASTTTNLQQTKQSVAAIKTQVASAPEDTMLAKQLILSQEQEKMLSEQLKALTADDLDRFATLAYEADLAALKSGDMAGSDDDQNRLNSSNYYLAVKAVGGKMGLMANDAADASFKTGSAILHWLSATTLLVLITVLISDVVSSDIESSQIRFYQLIGGRKFRQLVLKLLLPIGVVGVVTVLTFAGIYLISGLLNGFGTWHYPYSLSDGSIFPIWQLSLKSLGLFLVSLLFIGSLGQLLSLIFKKSLVVIGLIVVCLTGFLTLEREVWFQPFKKFIPFEYLGYGRLINDIKILPDHFLLIGVVYLVGLSLIFLSISAYLYHQYYYRKVGKL is encoded by the coding sequence ATGACCCTAACTTACTTTGAACTCAAGCGATTTATCAAAAATCCCAAAAATAAAATCTGTTTGGCGATTTTGGTGCTCTTCTTTTTAGTTTTGTTCGGCTTTAACCAGCTATCGGTTAATCAACAATTTAAAACCATGACTCTGGCGAGTACAACGACCAACTTGCAGCAGACCAAACAATCGGTCGCTGCTATTAAAACTCAAGTCGCATCAGCTCCAGAAGATACGATGCTAGCCAAGCAGCTCATACTTTCCCAAGAACAGGAAAAAATGTTATCAGAGCAACTCAAAGCCCTAACTGCAGATGATCTTGACCGATTTGCTACCTTAGCATATGAAGCAGATCTTGCAGCTCTTAAATCAGGTGATATGGCTGGCTCAGATGACGATCAAAACAGACTGAATAGTAGCAACTACTATCTAGCTGTCAAAGCAGTTGGTGGTAAAATGGGATTGATGGCAAACGATGCAGCAGATGCTAGTTTTAAGACTGGAAGTGCTATCTTACACTGGCTGTCAGCGACGACGCTTTTGGTTCTCATTACTGTCCTTATCTCTGATGTTGTCAGTTCTGATATCGAGAGTTCTCAAATCAGGTTCTACCAATTAATCGGTGGGCGGAAGTTTAGACAGCTGGTCCTAAAACTACTGCTTCCGATAGGGGTAGTTGGTGTGGTAACAGTACTCACATTTGCTGGCATATATCTCATAAGTGGACTTCTGAACGGTTTTGGTACCTGGCACTATCCCTATTCACTCAGTGATGGGAGTATTTTCCCAATCTGGCAGTTAAGCTTGAAAAGCCTAGGTTTATTTTTAGTCTCTTTGCTATTTATTGGGAGCCTCGGACAACTCTTGTCTTTAATATTCAAAAAAAGCTTGGTCGTGATTGGTTTGATTGTTGTCTGCTTAACTGGTTTTTTAACTTTGGAGCGAGAGGTTTGGTTTCAACCATTTAAAAAATTTATCCCTTTTGAGTATTTAGGCTATGGTCGTCTGATAAATGACATCAAGATATTACCGGATCATTTTTTATTGATAGGCGTTGTTTATTTAGTGGGTCTCAGCCTTATTTTTCTAAGTATTTCAGCTTATCTCTATCATCAGTATTATTATCGGAAAGTGGGTAAACTATGA
- the plsX gene encoding phosphate acyltransferase PlsX produces MKKKLAIDAMGGDFAPKSVVEGCLLARAEFTDTEFILFGDETKIRPLISDMTNMTIVHTTEKIDSGESDPVKAIRSKKKASLVLAATAVKNGEADALISAGNTGALLASGIFTVGRIKQVDRPGLMSTMPTLDGKGFDMLDLGANAENTARHLHNFAVLGSFYAANVRGIERPTVGLLNNGSEASKGAPLQKEAYELLAADETINFIGNVEARELMNGVADVVVVDGFTGNAVLKSIEGTASSLMKQLKTAITEGGILSKIGALLMKKSLYRLKDSLDYEKAGGAVLFGLKAPVIKSHGSSKADAIFATLKQTHKMLETDVVGKLVRHYQEDK; encoded by the coding sequence ATGAAAAAGAAATTAGCAATAGACGCAATGGGTGGGGATTTTGCACCAAAATCCGTTGTCGAAGGGTGTCTCTTGGCGCGAGCCGAATTTACAGATACTGAGTTTATTTTATTTGGGGACGAAACTAAGATTCGCCCACTGATAAGTGATATGACAAATATGACGATCGTACACACGACGGAAAAGATTGACTCAGGTGAGTCTGATCCGGTCAAAGCCATTCGGAGTAAGAAAAAGGCAAGTCTCGTATTAGCTGCAACCGCAGTGAAAAACGGTGAGGCGGATGCCCTTATATCTGCTGGTAATACGGGCGCACTCCTGGCTAGTGGTATTTTTACTGTTGGTCGGATCAAACAAGTTGATCGGCCAGGTTTGATGTCTACGATGCCGACCTTGGATGGTAAAGGCTTTGATATGCTAGATTTGGGAGCTAATGCTGAAAATACAGCACGTCATCTCCATAATTTTGCGGTTCTAGGCTCTTTCTATGCGGCTAATGTGCGAGGCATAGAAAGACCTACTGTCGGTCTGTTGAATAATGGCTCTGAAGCTAGTAAAGGTGCACCTCTACAAAAAGAAGCTTATGAGTTGCTTGCAGCTGATGAGACGATTAACTTTATCGGTAATGTTGAAGCACGCGAGCTAATGAACGGTGTCGCCGATGTTGTTGTCGTGGATGGCTTTACAGGGAATGCTGTCTTGAAATCGATCGAAGGGACTGCCTCAAGCTTGATGAAGCAGTTAAAAACAGCGATTACTGAGGGTGGGATTTTATCAAAAATCGGCGCACTTTTGATGAAAAAATCTCTCTATCGTTTAAAAGATTCACTAGATTACGAAAAAGCTGGTGGTGCAGTGCTATTTGGCCTAAAAGCACCGGTGATTAAGAGTCATGGGTCATCAAAAGCAGATGCAATCTTTGCAACGCTTAAACAAACGCATAAGATGTTAGAAACTGACGTTGTTGGCAAACTAGTACGCCATTATCAGGAGGACAAATAA
- a CDS encoding FMN-dependent NADH-azoreductase: MSNVLLVKGHPLTSETSFSVKGLEAFKAAYQAANPNDTITVLDVFADNVPEIDADIASAFNTLAAGGEFGALSPEQQAKVGRFGELTDQFLAADKVVIANPLWNLQIPTRLKAWVDTINVAGKTFKYTAEGPVGLATGKKVLHIQANGGVYGGNDFASVYINGVLNFIGIDDVTSVYIEGQAYAPENAEQILADAVAKIETIAQTF, from the coding sequence ATGTCAAACGTATTGCTTGTCAAAGGACATCCACTTACATCAGAAACATCTTTTTCAGTAAAAGGCTTAGAAGCATTTAAAGCTGCTTATCAAGCTGCTAACCCTAATGATACAATCACAGTACTTGATGTATTTGCTGATAACGTACCTGAAATCGATGCTGACATCGCGTCTGCTTTTAACACACTAGCTGCTGGTGGAGAATTTGGTGCACTTAGCCCTGAACAACAAGCTAAAGTTGGCCGTTTTGGTGAATTGACTGACCAATTCCTTGCTGCTGACAAAGTTGTCATCGCTAACCCACTTTGGAACCTCCAAATCCCAACACGTCTTAAAGCATGGGTTGATACGATCAACGTTGCTGGTAAAACATTCAAATATACAGCTGAAGGCCCTGTCGGTCTTGCAACTGGTAAAAAAGTGCTACACATCCAAGCCAACGGTGGTGTTTACGGTGGGAATGACTTCGCATCAGTATACATCAACGGTGTCTTGAACTTCATCGGTATCGATGACGTGACATCTGTCTATATCGAAGGTCAAGCTTACGCACCTGAAAATGCTGAGCAAATCCTTGCAGATGCGGTCGCTAAAATAGAAACAATCGCACAAACATTCTAA
- a CDS encoding ABC transporter permease yields MKKTNQIKQLIGASPIFMGSILFLSLLFALTLLAPLIPIDPNAPDISHISQSPSWQHLFGTDEIGRDYFIRVLYGGRVSLFVGILAMLTATLIGTLVGLISGYFGGLVDSLLMRFVDILSSIPWLILVIVLSVFLKPGLTTIIIVIGGFSWMRIARLIRAETLSAKEREYVIYSKFLGENWVKIIVKHILPSALPTLIVAASQSLSGAIMTEAALSFLGMGIQQPMASWGSLLQNAQSSLQSAPYMAILPGLFVVLTIYAFNNLGDLIKLIMQRKEG; encoded by the coding sequence ATGAAAAAAACGAATCAGATCAAACAGCTGATAGGCGCCTCTCCCATATTCATGGGATCAATCCTCTTTTTAAGCCTCTTGTTTGCTTTAACACTACTTGCACCATTAATCCCGATTGATCCAAATGCACCAGACATCAGTCATATATCCCAGTCGCCAAGTTGGCAACATTTATTTGGGACTGACGAAATCGGCCGTGATTATTTTATCCGAGTCCTATATGGTGGGCGCGTTTCTTTATTCGTTGGTATTTTAGCAATGCTGACGGCAACGCTGATTGGTACACTGGTTGGCTTGATTTCAGGTTATTTTGGTGGCCTAGTTGATAGTCTTTTAATGCGATTTGTCGATATCTTGTCGTCAATTCCCTGGCTGATACTCGTCATTGTGCTCAGTGTCTTCTTAAAACCTGGCTTGACGACGATTATTATCGTGATTGGTGGCTTTTCTTGGATGCGAATTGCGCGGTTAATTCGCGCTGAGACACTCTCAGCAAAAGAGAGAGAATACGTCATCTACTCCAAATTTCTAGGAGAAAACTGGGTTAAAATCATCGTCAAGCATATCTTACCCTCAGCACTACCAACTTTGATTGTTGCCGCATCCCAAAGCCTCTCTGGCGCAATCATGACAGAAGCTGCATTAAGCTTCTTAGGAATGGGCATCCAGCAACCCATGGCGTCATGGGGTAGCCTGCTACAAAATGCACAGAGCAGTCTACAAAGCGCACCTTATATGGCCATTTTACCAGGCTTATTTGTTGTCCTAACTATCTATGCATTTAACAATCTAGGCGATCTAATCAAGTTGATCATGCAACGAAAGGAGGGCTAA
- a CDS encoding DUF3013 family protein, which produces MAKYGFLDALDHELTRNFTYDYEINWDKKHHAVEIFYLLDVENPGVAVTDTADDAEASRDNISFEDAVVFYNPQKSKLVADEYLAMFPYDPKKGLSQEFITYFVTFLQETADRELDALMDFLVSDEAEFSGTFDKAAFEAGMTSVTETTFLPYPRY; this is translated from the coding sequence ATGGCAAAATATGGTTTTTTAGATGCGTTGGATCATGAATTAACAAGAAATTTTACATATGATTATGAGATTAATTGGGATAAAAAGCACCATGCCGTAGAAATATTTTACTTGCTTGATGTCGAAAATCCAGGTGTGGCAGTCACAGATACTGCGGATGATGCTGAGGCATCACGTGATAATATTTCATTTGAGGATGCAGTTGTCTTCTATAATCCGCAAAAGTCAAAATTAGTAGCTGACGAATATTTAGCTATGTTCCCTTATGATCCTAAAAAAGGGTTGTCACAAGAGTTTATCACCTATTTTGTGACCTTTTTGCAGGAGACGGCGGATCGTGAATTGGATGCCTTGATGGACTTTTTAGTCTCTGATGAGGCAGAATTTTCAGGTACTTTTGATAAAGCAGCCTTTGAAGCAGGTATGACGTCAGTGACGGAGACGACGTTTCTACCTTATCCAAGATATTAA
- a CDS encoding ATP-binding cassette domain-containing protein produces MTGLRVKNLITPLFDNLSFDLPATGLYGIIGRNGIGKSSLFSMISGEIKTDGTCITSGKVSYVPSLAIFDQHLSANDYLKLLAKDELAVFEDNLRVMGGADFFKQKIGKYSLGMKELFAFTFAVSIPSDVLILDELLDGLDEKRRLQALKLLQQVSKEKLVIFTSHNLTEVFTYSDRVYLLEKASLSQMASLAEASLKMSI; encoded by the coding sequence ATGACAGGCTTACGTGTTAAAAATCTGATAACACCTCTATTTGATAACTTAAGTTTTGACTTGCCAGCGACTGGGTTATACGGCATTATCGGTAGAAACGGGATTGGCAAGAGTAGCTTATTTAGTATGATTAGTGGTGAAATCAAAACGGATGGGACTTGCATTACAAGTGGAAAAGTATCTTATGTGCCTAGTCTGGCAATATTTGATCAGCATCTCAGTGCTAATGATTATTTGAAGCTATTAGCTAAGGATGAGCTTGCAGTTTTTGAAGACAACCTCAGGGTGATGGGGGGAGCTGACTTCTTTAAGCAAAAGATAGGCAAGTATTCACTTGGTATGAAGGAATTGTTTGCCTTTACCTTTGCGGTCTCTATACCTAGTGATGTCTTAATACTAGATGAACTACTTGATGGCCTTGATGAGAAGCGGCGCTTACAAGCCTTGAAGTTGTTACAACAGGTAAGTAAGGAGAAATTAGTTATTTTTACCTCTCATAATTTGACTGAGGTGTTCACCTATAGTGATCGTGTTTATTTACTAGAAAAAGCTAGCTTATCACAAATGGCTAGTCTAGCGGAAGCCTCTCTTAAGATGTCAATTTGA
- a CDS encoding 16S rRNA (uracil(1498)-N(3))-methyltransferase, whose protein sequence is MQQYFLAEQLSETASSFRLDKADSHHLFTVLRAQAGMKVQVVFADQTLILAQVNEDLATLSYLETMSRTIELPVNVTIAVGLPKGDKLEFIAQKVTELGAFALLAFPAKWSVTRLDAKKAAKRTERLQKIAKGAAEQSKRLRIPTVSILDQLTDLTALFKQYDQVLVAYEAAAKDGEASDFAKVLASLDSQQNILVIFGPEGGISPEEVSTFTDLGAITIGLGPRIMRAETAPMYVLSAISFYTELLGS, encoded by the coding sequence GTGCAACAGTATTTTTTAGCGGAACAATTATCTGAGACGGCGTCTTCTTTTAGGCTGGATAAGGCAGACAGTCATCATCTTTTTACAGTCCTTCGTGCGCAAGCTGGTATGAAAGTTCAGGTTGTTTTTGCGGATCAGACGTTGATATTAGCTCAAGTAAATGAGGATCTAGCAACCCTATCTTATCTGGAAACCATGTCTAGAACAATTGAACTCCCTGTAAATGTGACGATCGCAGTCGGATTGCCAAAGGGAGACAAGTTAGAATTTATCGCACAAAAAGTAACTGAACTTGGGGCATTTGCCTTGCTTGCTTTTCCTGCAAAGTGGTCAGTGACGAGATTGGATGCAAAAAAAGCAGCCAAGAGAACAGAGCGGCTGCAAAAAATTGCAAAGGGGGCAGCCGAGCAATCCAAGCGCTTACGCATCCCTACTGTATCTATCTTAGATCAGTTGACAGACTTAACTGCTCTGTTTAAACAGTATGATCAGGTGCTTGTCGCTTATGAAGCCGCTGCAAAAGATGGCGAAGCGTCAGACTTTGCCAAAGTATTAGCATCCCTGGATAGTCAACAGAACATCCTTGTGATTTTTGGACCTGAGGGTGGCATTTCACCAGAAGAAGTGAGCACCTTCACTGATTTAGGGGCAATCACAATCGGGTTAGGACCACGCATCATGCGTGCAGAAACAGCACCGATGTATGTCCTATCAGCCATTTCTTTCTATACTGAATTATTAGGTAGTTAA
- the prmA gene encoding 50S ribosomal protein L11 methyltransferase, translated as MNNWNELSVKVSRETEEAVSNMLIEAGAQGVAIEDTQDYLNNVDHFGEILPDVVQLDTVIVKAYYPENISIIELSQQVRAQIAGLLDFGLQPGAFTVMTQSLAENDWADSWKQYFLPTRISHGLTIVPSWTDYAPVSSDEKIIRLDPGMAFGTGTHPTTKLSLFALEQTLRGGETLLDVGTGSGVLSIAANLLGAGDIHAFDLDEVAVRVAEENIQLNPEMTNITVKAGDLLKTVEIKADVIVANILADILMHVVEDAYRLLHEGGFLVMSGIIDSKSAMILDKCQQAGFSLMTQMQQGEWHCVILQKADEDHRVIGG; from the coding sequence ATGAATAACTGGAATGAATTATCTGTCAAGGTTTCACGTGAAACCGAGGAAGCGGTTAGCAATATGTTAATCGAGGCTGGGGCCCAAGGTGTTGCGATTGAGGATACACAAGATTATCTAAACAACGTGGATCATTTTGGGGAGATTCTACCTGATGTGGTTCAGTTAGACACGGTTATCGTTAAAGCCTATTATCCAGAAAATATCTCAATTATTGAACTTTCACAGCAAGTTCGGGCGCAGATAGCTGGCTTGCTAGATTTTGGCTTACAACCAGGTGCTTTTACGGTCATGACACAAAGCCTGGCCGAAAATGATTGGGCAGATAGTTGGAAGCAATATTTTTTACCAACACGTATTTCTCATGGCTTGACAATCGTCCCATCCTGGACTGATTATGCGCCTGTTTCGTCGGATGAAAAAATCATCCGTCTGGATCCAGGTATGGCTTTTGGTACTGGGACACATCCAACGACAAAACTGTCTTTGTTTGCTTTGGAGCAAACGTTAAGAGGTGGTGAAACGTTACTGGATGTTGGGACTGGTTCTGGTGTCTTATCTATCGCAGCTAACCTACTGGGTGCAGGGGATATTCATGCCTTTGATTTGGATGAGGTAGCAGTTAGGGTAGCTGAGGAGAACATCCAGCTTAATCCTGAGATGACAAACATCACGGTTAAAGCTGGGGATTTGTTAAAAACTGTCGAGATTAAAGCGGATGTCATTGTTGCAAATATTCTAGCTGACATTCTAATGCATGTGGTCGAAGATGCCTATCGTCTGCTCCATGAGGGTGGTTTCTTGGTTATGAGTGGGATTATCGACAGTAAATCGGCAATGATTTTAGATAAGTGCCAGCAAGCAGGTTTTTCACTCATGACACAGATGCAACAAGGGGAATGGCACTGTGTGATCTTACAGAAGGCCGATGAAGATCATCGTGTGATCGGAGGATAA
- a CDS encoding ATP-binding cassette domain-containing protein, with translation MSELIRVSRLSKTFTTKDWRGRKSTIKAVSEVNLTLNKGETLGLVGESGSGKTTLGRLVLNLENPSSGKIFYAGKDMAAVNASERKKMNRKMQIIFQDPYSALNPRLTAVELVMEPLLGVPKKIARQKAIDTLAIVGITGDAVNKFPAAFSGGQRQRIGIARAVVNQPEFILCDEPTSALDVSIQSQILHLLQKLQEELALSYLFISHDLSVIRHISDRIAVMYQGQLIELAPTEQLFHNPQHAYTKKLLAAAPIADPHLARLALENDEIDEVITLSDRFDWHQIDEAHFVRREQ, from the coding sequence ATGTCAGAATTAATACGCGTCTCAAGACTTTCTAAAACATTTACAACAAAAGACTGGCGAGGTCGTAAATCGACCATCAAGGCCGTTTCTGAAGTCAATTTAACGCTGAATAAGGGGGAAACCCTAGGCTTAGTCGGTGAATCCGGCAGCGGCAAAACAACGCTAGGCCGACTGGTGTTGAACTTGGAAAACCCGAGTTCTGGCAAGATTTTTTATGCTGGTAAAGATATGGCAGCCGTAAATGCTTCCGAGCGAAAAAAAATGAATCGGAAGATGCAAATTATCTTTCAAGATCCCTATTCGGCTTTAAATCCTAGATTGACAGCAGTAGAATTAGTAATGGAACCCTTACTAGGTGTGCCAAAAAAAATAGCAAGACAAAAAGCGATCGACACTTTAGCGATCGTGGGCATAACAGGTGACGCCGTAAATAAATTCCCAGCTGCCTTCAGTGGCGGCCAAAGACAAAGAATTGGCATCGCTAGAGCAGTTGTCAACCAGCCTGAATTCATACTATGTGATGAACCGACATCTGCATTAGACGTCTCAATCCAATCACAAATCCTCCATCTCCTGCAAAAACTCCAAGAAGAGTTAGCCTTATCCTATCTGTTTATATCCCATGATTTATCGGTAATCAGACATATCTCAGATCGAATTGCTGTCATGTATCAAGGACAACTCATCGAGCTTGCACCTACCGAGCAGTTGTTTCATAACCCGCAACACGCCTACACAAAAAAATTATTAGCTGCTGCACCGATTGCCGATCCCCATCTAGCAAGACTTGCACTAGAAAATGATGAGATCGACGAGGTCATCACCCTGTCTGATCGGTTTGACTGGCACCAGATTGATGAAGCGCATTTTGTAAGAAGAGAGCAATAG
- a CDS encoding replication-associated recombination protein A yields the protein MKANLARRLRPRSIDDIIGQRHLVGDGMIIRRMVETKLLSSMILYGPPGIGKTSIASAIAGTADMAFRTFNATSDKKTKLQEIAAEAQFSGQLVLLLDEIHRLDKPKQDFLLPLLENGEIILIGATTENPYFSVVPAIRSRVQIFELNSLTPEDISLAIDRAITDHERGFAFDVTLDDDAKQFLAQATNGDVRAALNSLELAVLSSQEHHVTLDDMANSLQKSAATFDKDGDAHYDLLSALQKSIRGSDVNASLHYAARLIEGGDLQSLCRRLMVIAYEDIGLANPDAAMHTVTAVTAAERLGFPEARIPLANVIVDLALSPKSNAAYTALDTAIGDLHKHGVLQIPPHLQDGHYTGAKALGRAVNYQYPHAFPGHWVDQQYLPDPLKKVQYFHSDGLGKYERALQLRLDDINRNKKN from the coding sequence ATGAAAGCAAATTTGGCGCGACGTTTACGGCCGCGATCAATCGATGACATCATCGGCCAGCGCCATCTAGTTGGTGATGGCATGATCATCCGACGCATGGTTGAGACCAAGCTACTCAGCTCGATGATTTTATACGGTCCCCCAGGAATTGGCAAAACGTCGATTGCGTCAGCGATTGCTGGCACAGCAGACATGGCCTTTCGTACCTTTAATGCAACATCTGATAAAAAGACTAAGTTACAGGAAATTGCAGCTGAAGCACAGTTTTCAGGGCAACTGGTCTTACTATTAGATGAAATACATCGACTAGACAAGCCTAAGCAAGACTTCTTACTACCGTTACTCGAAAATGGTGAAATTATCTTGATCGGGGCCACGACTGAAAATCCTTATTTTAGCGTTGTCCCTGCCATACGTAGTCGTGTACAAATTTTTGAGCTTAACTCACTGACACCTGAAGATATTAGTCTTGCTATTGACCGCGCTATCACGGATCATGAGCGTGGCTTTGCCTTTGACGTGACACTTGACGATGATGCCAAACAGTTTTTAGCGCAAGCCACAAACGGAGACGTTCGTGCGGCTTTAAACTCATTAGAACTAGCTGTTTTATCCAGTCAGGAACATCATGTGACCCTAGATGATATGGCAAACTCCCTCCAAAAATCAGCTGCCACTTTTGATAAAGATGGCGATGCCCACTATGACCTCCTATCAGCGCTTCAAAAATCAATTCGTGGTTCTGATGTCAACGCAAGTTTACACTATGCTGCAAGACTGATAGAAGGTGGAGATTTGCAGAGCCTATGCCGTCGTTTGATGGTCATCGCCTATGAAGATATTGGGCTTGCTAACCCCGATGCGGCCATGCATACCGTAACAGCTGTCACAGCTGCCGAACGACTGGGTTTTCCAGAAGCACGGATTCCTTTAGCTAATGTCATTGTTGATCTAGCCTTATCACCAAAATCTAACGCCGCCTACACAGCACTTGATACTGCCATAGGAGACCTGCATAAACACGGTGTCCTACAGATACCGCCACATCTACAAGATGGGCATTATACAGGAGCAAAAGCACTAGGCCGTGCTGTAAATTATCAATATCCCCATGCCTTTCCTGGTCACTGGGTGGACCAACAGTACCTGCCTGATCCACTTAAGAAAGTACAGTATTTCCATTCTGATGGCCTAGGGAAATATGAGCGTGCCTTACAGCTTCGACTGGATGACATCAACCGAAACAAAAAGAATTGA